Within Caproicibacterium argilliputei, the genomic segment CTGGGCAATTTTAGCCCAGCCTCCCCTGCGAGTTGTTGGCTTTTTTCTTTGTCTAAAAACAGAATCCCATTTGCATGGGCTACCCTGCCCAAAAGACAAGTGGGAGTAAGGTTTCCGTGACTGTCTGTTTCAATGAATTTCTCTTTCCCATACATGGACGTAATGAAATTGCTATCCACTCGGTTGATTTCATAATGTCCTTTTCCATCCGGATGAACTGGAACGATGATTGGAAGACGGTTGGAATCATGTTCTGTTGTTACAACCACAATGTCATTTGCCTTTGTCAGTGATTTCAGTACCATGGCCGGTTCGGAAAGCAAGTGCGGGAGTGCTTTTGCCTGCTCCGCACGGATACCGTGCCAATGGCGGTTCTGACCATCTTTTTGATGGACAACATCTTTTAAGTGCTTTTGCGTCATAAACATAGGAAGCTGTTTTAACCCAAGCATGGTTAACAATTTTGGGGTATCGCACACATACAGGTCTGTGTTGGGTTTGGTTTCCCCCTGCAATACAGCGTCCACCTGTTCCGCAAAGCTTTTCTGTGGGATCTGCGCAAGAAATTCCGGAGTTTCCGAAAAGCCGAAGCGGTCAATATAGTGAGCTGTCTGCTGCCCGTTTTGCTCCAAAACCACTACATCCGACATGGAAAGCGAATGACCGTGAAAGTCCGCAGGCGGATTCAGGTTGAATTTGGCGTAAAGGCCGTCTAAGGTTTCGTCCAGTCCAGCTGGTGCGGAATAAACAGCATCATAGTTTTTTTGACGAACGCCCAGCCCGGCCTTACGCAGCTCGTCCAGGGATCGCCATCGGTAGTCCCGGTATTCGGGTCCGGCCTTTAGCTGATAAATCGTGTAGGACGCGGAAAGAGCCTGATCAGAAACAATAGAAGCAGCCGCAGCGGTTTTTTCGGGAACCGGCTGCGGCTGTTCTTTTGCTTCTGAAATTTCCTGTTCCGGAGGAATTTTTTGCAAAAACGGCTCCAGCGCAGTTCTTGCTTCCAAATAAGCGCTGTTTACCTCTTTTAGAAGATCCTCGAAAGAAAAGTGTGCAATCTTTGCACAAGCTTCATATTCGGTTTTCAAATGGTCAATGCGCGCCTGCGTCAGCTGCAGTCCAAATTGCGATTGCAGCATGACGCTGAAAGCATCCGCTTCCAGTTCCCGGACTTCCGATGGCAATTTTTCTTCCTTTGCATTTCTTTTGTACATCAGGGCGTGACCTAATTCATGCGTCAGCGTTGACAGCTTTTCTGTATCGGGCAACTTGTCGCTGATGGTAATGGAATTTGTGACAGGGTCGAAATAGCCACGCAGAGAAATGGAATGCACATCTCCCTCTGAAACAGGAATCTTCTGACTTTCCGAAAATTCTTTGATGGCGTCATAAAGTGCGGCGTGAAACTGAGAAGTATAGCCCTGCCGGTAGAACTTCGGGTAATCCTCTGGCGGGCAGGTCGTCTGCGCAATGTCAAAAACATTGCCAATGCGGTAGCCGCGCCGCTTGTGTGTCTCTATCTTACCGGCCTTGATGGCAGCCTTTTCTTCCGGAGAAGCGTCGCGCAGCTGGCGAATCTGCTTCTGCCCGTTTTTGTCAATTACTTGGAATGTCGTAATTTCGACCGGAACCAGCACTTTGAGTCCGTGCTGACCGCGCTTGACAGAATAGCCGAGATCCTTCCACTTCTGAAAGCTGCCAACAAACGTGGCATAGGGATTTTGCGCAGCAATCAGCAGTGAATTGTTCATGGAATACCGGTAGAATCGGCTTTTAAAAGCAAGCAGCTCTGCAATTTGTTCCGGATGTTCTTTGTACTGTGCCAGAGCGTTGTCAATCTGTTCTTTCGCCTGCTGGAACTGCTGCCGTTCATATGCGGCGCGTTCTTTCGGAGAATATTCTTTCTTTTTCGCCATCCGCTACACTCCTTTCATCAGGCGAGCGAGTTCCTTTTGCAGACCAACAATCGGAAGAAGCGTGTCGGCGTCCAGGATAGTTCCGACTTCAAGCAATTCCGGGTCCTCTGTCGGAAGAAGGAAAAATGTATCCGAATCGTCCTGGGCGACAACGCCGGTGGAAACGGCACCGACGACCGTTGCCGGGTGCTTAACGACCTGACCATCAATGAACGGTCGAAGATCCTCCGTAATCACATTGGTTCCTCCTCTCCGTAATAGGGAGTGGATTCTTCCGGATAATCGTCTGATGCCGCAGTGCGCTTCTGCAGAACCAGGACGCGCAGATGCCCTTTCGCACTTATCTGCAGTTCCGGCTCATACTGCTTTTCCACGGATTTATCATATTCCGGGATTGTCAGTTCGCCGTCAAACTCCACATAACTGCCTTTGTGACCGGCCTTGTACAGATATCGAGCTTTCGCGCCCCAGGCGTTCAGGCGAATGAATGAGGATTTTTCAGATGGATAATCATTATCACTGGCAATCCGGACGGAACACAATTCCCGCGCTTCTCCTGTTTTTTTCGACGGGATCTGTTTCATCTCCGGAGCCGCCACCAAGCGACCGGTCCCGTAAATATGTAACATCTTGCATCTCTCCTTTTTATAGGCTGGGCGCAACCGGTTCTTGCTGGTGCGCTTTTGAAACGGTCTTCTGCTGCGTTTGCGGTGATGCGGAACGGTTCTGTGCCTGCGCAACCTTGCGCTTTAAGACGCCGACCGCGCCACCGGTCTGTTCCTGCGCCTGGACGGATAGATCCTGACCGGCAGTTTTGATTTCTGCAGTAAGGTCCTGAATTTCCGTTTTACCGGAAGCCAGCACCACATCTTCAATTTGCGGATTTTCTTTCAGACAGTGGGTAATGGAGGCCGCTGCTTCCTTGCCAACGGCCAGGTAATTCGCGTCTGTGAGATTTTCACCGCGTGCCTTGCGCAGTGTCATGAGCGCCATAGCGTCTACTGGCGTTTCTGTGACGAAAAGTTTATTTGCATGGTTATTTACAAGCCATCCTGCAGTAGGATTACTCCCGGACACCTCAGCTGTAAACTGGCTCTTCGGCAGGGTAGTATGCTGTACAGCAGCAACCGGTTTCCCGTCCTTACTCTGGCTGACAAAAACAGCGTTGCG encodes:
- a CDS encoding YodL domain-containing protein encodes the protein MAKKKEYSPKERAAYERQQFQQAKEQIDNALAQYKEHPEQIAELLAFKSRFYRYSMNNSLLIAAQNPYATFVGSFQKWKDLGYSVKRGQHGLKVLVPVEITTFQVIDKNGQKQIRQLRDASPEEKAAIKAGKIETHKRRGYRIGNVFDIAQTTCPPEDYPKFYRQGYTSQFHAALYDAIKEFSESQKIPVSEGDVHSISLRGYFDPVTNSITISDKLPDTEKLSTLTHELGHALMYKRNAKEEKLPSEVRELEADAFSVMLQSQFGLQLTQARIDHLKTEYEACAKIAHFSFEDLLKEVNSAYLEARTALEPFLQKIPPEQEISEAKEQPQPVPEKTAAAASIVSDQALSASYTIYQLKAGPEYRDYRWRSLDELRKAGLGVRQKNYDAVYSAPAGLDETLDGLYAKFNLNPPADFHGHSLSMSDVVVLEQNGQQTAHYIDRFGFSETPEFLAQIPQKSFAEQVDAVLQGETKPNTDLYVCDTPKLLTMLGLKQLPMFMTQKHLKDVVHQKDGQNRHWHGIRAEQAKALPHLLSEPAMVLKSLTKANDIVVVTTEHDSNRLPIIVPVHPDGKGHYEINRVDSNFITSMYGKEKFIETDSHGNLTPTCLLGRVAHANGILFLDKEKSQQLAGEAGLKLPRTFTSVDFSSQSSAGEAGLELPSSFTDDDSIVTSIISKSGENVNENAPDSADAKTFLPPPFDGSPDAVKKFLRTQSVSSAVISACIGRGLLYQDGKQAAVFSSSDGNSAIQQSTVSGVTGMRDLSPDQKPHGWYIDNHAERLYVAQTPLEILSVMTQMDRADQEITDSNYLATGNAGTAALLEVIQQRPDIKEVMLNSDVIGQDLEATCPNIRIRRLQSKTPSTNIAAPAQAESCAPAI
- a CDS encoding single-stranded DNA-binding protein; its protein translation is MLHIYGTGRLVAAPEMKQIPSKKTGEARELCSVRIASDNDYPSEKSSFIRLNAWGAKARYLYKAGHKGSYVEFDGELTIPEYDKSVEKQYEPELQISAKGHLRVLVLQKRTAASDDYPEESTPYYGEEEPM